Proteins found in one Nocardia brasiliensis ATCC 700358 genomic segment:
- a CDS encoding heme o synthase has product MPEAMHSVRGETVRIGQQPGGNGAHGSAPTVLTERFTGPGLPSRVMRRVLAYIALTKPRVIELLLVATIPTMLLADRGTIDIRLILVTLFGGWMGAASANTLNCVADADIDKVMKRTAKRPLAREAVPTSHAFVFGVVLGVASFAWLWWQANLLSGALVVATILFYVFVYTLGLKRRTSQNVVWGGAAGCMPALVGWSAATGGIGWPAIALFGVIFFWTPPHTWALAMRYKEDYRAAGVPMLPVVATEQAVTKQIVIYTWLTVLTTLALVPATGVVYAAVALVAGAWFLLMAHQLYAGVRRGESVKPLRLFLQSNNYLAVVFCGLAVDSVLGWDTIGSFFG; this is encoded by the coding sequence ATGCCGGAGGCGATGCACAGCGTGCGAGGAGAAACAGTGCGGATTGGGCAACAGCCGGGTGGCAATGGCGCGCACGGCTCCGCTCCGACGGTGCTGACCGAACGGTTCACCGGACCGGGCCTGCCGTCCCGAGTGATGCGACGAGTGCTCGCCTACATCGCGCTCACCAAGCCGCGCGTCATCGAATTGCTGCTCGTCGCGACGATCCCGACGATGCTGCTCGCCGACCGCGGCACCATCGACATCCGGCTCATCCTGGTCACCCTGTTCGGCGGCTGGATGGGCGCGGCGAGCGCGAACACGCTGAACTGTGTCGCCGACGCCGATATCGACAAGGTGATGAAGCGCACCGCGAAGCGCCCGCTGGCCCGGGAGGCGGTGCCCACCTCGCACGCCTTCGTGTTCGGCGTCGTGCTCGGCGTGGCCTCGTTCGCCTGGCTGTGGTGGCAGGCGAACCTGCTTTCGGGCGCGCTCGTGGTCGCGACGATCCTGTTCTACGTCTTCGTCTACACCCTCGGCCTGAAGCGCCGCACCTCGCAGAACGTGGTGTGGGGCGGCGCGGCCGGGTGCATGCCCGCCCTGGTCGGCTGGTCCGCGGCGACGGGCGGCATCGGCTGGCCCGCGATCGCCCTGTTCGGTGTCATCTTCTTCTGGACGCCGCCGCACACCTGGGCGCTGGCCATGCGCTACAAGGAGGACTACCGCGCGGCGGGCGTGCCGATGCTGCCGGTCGTGGCCACCGAGCAGGCGGTGACCAAGCAGATCGTCATCTACACCTGGCTCACCGTGCTCACCACGCTGGCGCTGGTGCCCGCCACCGGCGTGGTCTACGCCGCCGTCGCGCTGGTGGCCGGCGCGTGGTTCCTGCTCATGGCGCACCAGTTGTACGCGGGCGTGCGGCGCGGCGAGTCGGTGAAGCCGCTGCGGCTGTTCCTGCAGTCGAACAACTATCTGGCCGTGGTGTTCTGCGGTCTCGCGGTCGATTCGGTACTCGGCTGGGATACGATCGGCAGCTTCTTCGGCTGA
- the zwf gene encoding glucose-6-phosphate dehydrogenase — MAGPKTQTWQNPLRDERDKRVPRIAGPCSMVIFGVTGDLSRKKLMPAIYDLANRGLLPPGFALVGFARRDYADEDFAEVVLDAVKAHARTPFRQEVWDHLAEGIRFVQGSFDDDTAFATLSDTLAKLDKDRGTGGNHAFYLSIPPNMFPVVLDQLSEHGLAQPTTTDAAGRKPWRRVVIEKPFGHDLESAQELNELVNRVFPEETVFRIDHYLGKETVQNILALRFANQLYDPIWNANYVDHVQITMAEDIGLGGRAGYYDGIGAARDVIQNHLLQLLALTAMEEPISFQPKQLQAEKIKVLSATKLVEPLDETTARGQYAEGWQGGEHVVGLLDEEGFDPQSRTETYAAITLEVDTRRWAGVPFYLRTGKRLGRRVTEIAVMFKRAPHLPFDQTMTEDLGQNALVIRVQPDEGITTRFGSKVPGSSMEVRDVNMDFSYGEAFTESSPEAYERLILDVLLGVPSLFPVNAEVELSWSILDPVLEHWSTEGKPEPYEAGTWGPASADEMLARTGREWRRP, encoded by the coding sequence ATGGCCGGCCCGAAAACCCAAACCTGGCAGAACCCGCTGCGCGACGAGCGGGACAAGCGGGTGCCGCGCATCGCGGGCCCGTGCAGCATGGTGATCTTCGGTGTCACCGGTGACCTGTCCCGGAAAAAGTTGATGCCGGCCATCTACGACCTCGCGAACCGGGGGCTGCTGCCCCCGGGTTTCGCGCTGGTCGGCTTCGCCCGGCGCGACTACGCGGACGAGGACTTCGCCGAGGTCGTGCTCGACGCGGTGAAGGCGCACGCGCGCACGCCATTCCGTCAGGAGGTCTGGGACCACCTGGCCGAGGGCATCCGCTTCGTGCAGGGCTCCTTCGACGACGACACCGCGTTCGCCACGCTGTCCGACACCTTGGCCAAGTTGGACAAGGATCGCGGCACCGGCGGGAATCACGCCTTCTACCTGTCGATTCCGCCGAACATGTTCCCCGTGGTGCTCGACCAGCTCTCCGAACACGGTCTCGCACAACCGACCACGACCGACGCGGCCGGTCGCAAGCCGTGGCGGCGGGTGGTGATCGAGAAGCCGTTCGGGCACGACCTGGAAAGCGCCCAGGAGCTCAACGAGCTGGTCAACCGGGTGTTCCCGGAGGAGACGGTGTTCCGCATCGACCACTATCTCGGTAAGGAGACGGTGCAGAACATCCTGGCGCTGCGCTTCGCCAACCAGCTCTACGATCCGATCTGGAACGCCAACTACGTCGACCATGTGCAGATCACCATGGCCGAGGACATCGGATTGGGCGGGCGCGCAGGCTATTACGACGGCATCGGCGCGGCCCGCGACGTGATCCAGAACCACCTGCTGCAACTGCTCGCGCTCACCGCGATGGAAGAGCCGATCAGCTTCCAGCCCAAGCAGTTACAGGCCGAGAAGATCAAGGTGCTCTCCGCCACCAAACTCGTCGAGCCGCTCGACGAGACGACGGCGCGCGGGCAGTACGCCGAAGGCTGGCAGGGCGGCGAGCACGTGGTGGGCTTGCTCGACGAGGAGGGTTTCGACCCGCAGTCGCGCACGGAGACCTACGCCGCGATCACCCTGGAGGTCGACACGCGCCGCTGGGCGGGCGTGCCGTTCTATCTCCGTACCGGAAAACGCTTGGGCCGCCGGGTCACCGAGATCGCGGTGATGTTCAAGCGCGCCCCGCACCTGCCGTTCGACCAGACCATGACCGAGGATCTCGGGCAGAACGCGCTGGTCATCCGGGTGCAGCCGGACGAGGGCATCACCACCCGGTTCGGGTCGAAGGTGCCGGGGTCGAGCATGGAAGTGCGCGACGTCAACATGGATTTCAGCTACGGCGAGGCGTTCACCGAATCCTCCCCCGAGGCCTACGAGCGTCTGATCCTCGATGTGCTGCTCGGGGTGCCGTCGCTGTTCCCGGTGAACGCGGAGGTCGAATTGTCCTGGAGCATCCTGGATCCGGTGCTCGAGCACTGGTCCACCGAAGGCAAGCCCGAGCCCTACGAGGCGGGCACCTGGGGTCCGGCCTCGGCCGACGAGATGCTCGCCCGCACCGGGCGGGAATGGCGGCGGCCATGA
- the pgl gene encoding 6-phosphogluconolactonase, whose translation MSETGTQDNDTSASDTVEVHVDTDSLVAAAAAKFVDVVVAAQAARGSASVVLTGGGTGIGLLEVVRKAPGAIDWSQLDVFWGDERFVPAADGERNDLQARQALLDHVPVDPARVHPVAASDGEYPDPIEAAAEYSAAVHAYLAEHGAFDLHLLGMGGEGHVNSLFPDTDAVREDHELVVAVTNSPKPPPVRVTLTVPAIRRTRHVVLVVGGAAKAEAVAAAIAGADPVDIPAAGAVGLESTTWLLDQPAASALQLPD comes from the coding sequence ATGAGTGAAACCGGAACGCAGGACAACGACACCTCCGCCAGCGACACCGTCGAGGTCCACGTGGACACCGACTCGCTGGTCGCCGCCGCGGCCGCCAAATTCGTCGACGTCGTGGTCGCGGCCCAGGCCGCCCGCGGGTCCGCCTCCGTGGTGCTGACCGGTGGCGGCACCGGCATCGGCCTGCTCGAGGTGGTTCGCAAGGCCCCCGGCGCCATCGACTGGTCCCAGCTCGACGTGTTCTGGGGCGACGAACGATTCGTGCCCGCCGCCGACGGGGAACGCAACGACCTGCAAGCCCGCCAGGCCCTGCTCGACCATGTCCCGGTCGATCCGGCCCGCGTGCACCCGGTCGCGGCCTCCGACGGCGAATACCCCGACCCGATCGAGGCCGCCGCCGAATACTCCGCCGCGGTCCACGCCTACCTCGCCGAACACGGCGCCTTCGACCTGCACCTGCTCGGCATGGGCGGCGAAGGGCACGTCAACTCGCTGTTCCCCGACACCGACGCGGTCCGCGAAGACCACGAACTCGTTGTCGCCGTGACGAATTCGCCCAAGCCGCCGCCGGTCCGGGTCACCCTCACGGTGCCCGCCATCCGCCGCACCCGCCACGTCGTCCTGGTCGTCGGCGGTGCCGCCAAGGCCGAGGCCGTCGCCGCCGCCATCGCCGGCGCCGACCCCGTCGACATCCCCGCCGCGGGTGCCGTGGGCCTCGAATCCACCACCTGGTTGCTCGACCAGCCCGCCGCCTCCGCGCTCCAACTCCCGGACTGA
- a CDS encoding FAD-dependent monooxygenase: MPDQVLIAGSGPTGLTLAIDLARRDIPVRIVDQAAEFFAGSRGDGIQPRTLEVFDDLGVLDAVLAAGRSAPIMRVHLGGEFIGERIMREPVDPTPAVPYPNAWMLGQSRTEAILRDRLAELGVQVELGTALDIFTQDATGVTATLHRDGVAETVRAAYLVGADGGRSTVRKTLGVAFEGSTDESIRMLLGDVRADALDHEYGYWFAAADRPMAGIALSPLPGGRQFQFAAPLDDDAEPTLAVLQEYLHRYSGRTDVTLTDLTWVTVWRPNVRLAARFRDGRVFLAGDAAHVHPPTGGQGLNTGIQDAYNLGWKLAAALHGDESLLDSYESERRTVAARVLGVSSALLDKLKDGDEDAMERGPETQQLDISYRDPAAHGPLVPGDRAPDAPLKDLAGKPIRLFDLFRGPHATVLCFGETGALPAIADAEVYAVVRPGTATQNRHVIDVEGHAFAAYHAVDGTRITVRPDGYLGTRA, translated from the coding sequence GTGCCCGACCAGGTGCTCATCGCAGGCAGCGGCCCGACCGGACTCACCCTCGCCATAGATTTGGCCCGGCGCGACATCCCGGTACGGATCGTCGACCAGGCCGCCGAGTTCTTCGCCGGTTCGCGCGGCGACGGCATCCAGCCGCGCACGCTCGAGGTATTCGACGACCTCGGTGTGCTCGACGCGGTGCTCGCGGCCGGACGGTCGGCACCGATCATGCGGGTCCATCTCGGCGGCGAATTCATCGGCGAGCGGATCATGCGCGAGCCGGTCGACCCGACACCGGCCGTCCCCTACCCCAACGCCTGGATGCTCGGCCAGTCCAGGACCGAGGCGATCCTGCGCGATCGGCTCGCCGAACTGGGCGTACAGGTCGAACTCGGCACCGCGCTGGACATTTTCACCCAGGACGCGACCGGCGTCACCGCGACCCTGCACCGCGACGGCGTCGCGGAGACCGTGCGCGCGGCCTACCTGGTCGGCGCCGACGGCGGTCGCAGCACCGTACGCAAGACGCTCGGCGTCGCATTCGAGGGCTCGACCGACGAGTCGATCCGGATGCTGCTGGGCGACGTCCGCGCCGACGCGCTCGATCACGAATATGGCTACTGGTTCGCGGCGGCCGATCGGCCGATGGCCGGAATCGCACTGTCCCCCTTGCCCGGCGGGCGGCAATTCCAGTTCGCCGCCCCGCTGGACGACGACGCCGAACCGACCCTCGCGGTGCTGCAGGAGTACCTCCACCGCTATTCCGGACGCACCGACGTCACGCTCACCGACCTCACCTGGGTCACCGTGTGGCGGCCGAATGTCCGGTTGGCCGCACGCTTCCGGGACGGCCGGGTGTTCCTGGCCGGGGACGCGGCACATGTGCACCCGCCGACCGGCGGGCAAGGGTTGAACACCGGCATCCAGGACGCGTACAACCTCGGCTGGAAGCTGGCCGCCGCGCTACACGGGGACGAATCACTGCTGGACAGCTACGAATCCGAACGCCGCACGGTCGCGGCGCGGGTGCTCGGCGTCAGCTCCGCACTGCTCGACAAGCTGAAAGACGGCGACGAGGACGCGATGGAACGCGGCCCGGAGACACAGCAATTGGATATCAGCTACCGGGATCCGGCCGCGCACGGGCCGCTCGTCCCCGGCGATCGCGCGCCCGACGCACCGCTGAAAGACCTGGCGGGCAAGCCGATTCGCCTGTTCGACCTCTTCCGTGGTCCGCACGCGACCGTGCTGTGCTTCGGCGAAACCGGTGCACTGCCCGCGATTGCGGACGCTGAGGTGTACGCGGTGGTGCGGCCCGGGACCGCAACGCAGAACCGGCACGTCATCGATGTCGAGGGCCACGCGTTCGCCGCTTATCACGCGGTCGACGGCACCCGGATCACGGTCCGGCCGGACGGTTACCTCGGTACCCGTGCCTGA
- the tal gene encoding transaldolase, translated as MAQNENLAALSAAGVSVWLDDLSRDRIQSGNLAELIATRSVVGVTTNPTIFQGALSQGHAYDGQLKELAAQGADADAAIRIITTDDVRSACDVFTEVFEASNGVDGRVSIEVDPRFAFDADKTVAQAIDLWKTVDRPNLFIKIPATEAGLPAISKVIAEGISVNVTLIFSVARYRAVMGAYLDGLRSAKIAGHDLGKIHSVASFFVSRVDTEIDKRLEAIGTEEALALRGQAGIANARLAYAEYQDVFDGGKHTSTYNHLGAAGANRQRPLWASTGVKNPEYSDVMYVTELVGKNTVNTLPEKTLEAVADHGEVRGDTVSGTAAQAQEVFDKLSAAGIDLDDVFQVLETEGVDKFEKSWGELLSATTEELTAAGNN; from the coding sequence ATGGCACAGAACGAGAATCTCGCCGCCCTCTCCGCGGCAGGTGTGTCCGTATGGCTCGACGACCTGTCCAGGGACCGGATCCAGTCCGGCAATCTCGCCGAGCTGATCGCCACCCGCAGCGTGGTCGGCGTGACCACCAACCCGACCATCTTTCAGGGCGCGCTGAGCCAGGGGCACGCCTACGACGGACAGCTGAAAGAGCTTGCCGCCCAAGGCGCCGACGCCGACGCCGCGATCCGCATCATCACCACCGACGACGTGCGTTCGGCCTGTGACGTGTTCACCGAGGTGTTCGAGGCGTCCAACGGCGTGGACGGCCGGGTCTCGATCGAGGTCGACCCCCGCTTCGCCTTCGACGCGGACAAGACCGTCGCACAGGCCATCGACCTGTGGAAGACCGTCGACCGGCCGAACCTGTTCATCAAGATCCCGGCCACCGAGGCGGGCCTGCCCGCGATCAGCAAGGTGATCGCCGAGGGCATCAGCGTGAACGTCACGCTGATCTTCTCGGTCGCGCGTTACCGCGCGGTGATGGGCGCCTACCTCGACGGTCTGCGCAGCGCCAAGATCGCGGGTCACGATCTCGGCAAGATCCATTCGGTGGCTTCGTTCTTCGTGTCCCGGGTGGACACCGAGATCGACAAGCGGCTCGAGGCGATCGGCACCGAGGAGGCGCTGGCCCTGCGCGGGCAGGCCGGTATCGCCAACGCCCGCTTGGCTTATGCCGAATACCAGGACGTGTTCGACGGCGGCAAGCACACCTCGACCTACAACCACCTGGGCGCGGCGGGCGCGAACCGGCAGCGGCCGCTGTGGGCCTCGACCGGCGTGAAGAACCCGGAGTACTCCGACGTCATGTACGTCACCGAGCTGGTGGGCAAGAACACGGTGAACACCCTGCCGGAGAAGACGCTCGAGGCCGTCGCCGATCACGGCGAGGTCCGTGGCGACACGGTCAGCGGCACCGCGGCGCAGGCCCAGGAGGTCTTCGACAAGCTGTCCGCAGCCGGGATCGACCTCGACGACGTGTTCCAGGTGCTCGAGACCGAAGGCGTGGACAAGTTCGAGAAGTCGTGGGGCGAACTGCTTTCCGCCACGACCGAAGAGCTCACCGCGGCCGGGAACAACTGA
- the opcA gene encoding glucose-6-phosphate dehydrogenase assembly protein OpcA produces MIIDMPDTTTGEVTKRIVQLRESNGVITMMRVLTLVVCTLDSSEAEDAIDAANDASREHPCRVVVLARGDREAETRLDAQIRVGGDAGAAEVIVLRLQGELINHESSVVIPFLLPDTPVVAWWPRGAPEFPSKDSVGRLATRRITDATFAADPQATIKKRLESYSTGDTDLAWSRITYWRALLAAALDEPPYEPVESVLVSGLRNEPALDILAGWLAIRLDCPVRRRSGALKVEIHRPSVSVAIERPQTGRTATLTRTGDPDQRIALARRETRDCLAEELRRLDADEIYAEALAGIEKVTYE; encoded by the coding sequence ATGATCATCGATATGCCGGACACCACCACCGGCGAGGTCACCAAGCGGATCGTGCAGCTGCGCGAGAGCAACGGCGTGATCACCATGATGCGGGTGCTCACCCTGGTGGTGTGCACGCTGGACAGCTCCGAGGCCGAGGACGCGATCGACGCCGCCAACGACGCCAGCCGCGAACACCCTTGCCGGGTCGTCGTTCTCGCGCGCGGTGACCGGGAGGCCGAAACCCGGCTGGACGCCCAGATCCGGGTCGGCGGCGACGCGGGCGCGGCCGAGGTGATCGTGCTGCGGTTGCAGGGCGAGCTGATCAATCACGAGAGCAGCGTCGTCATCCCGTTCCTGCTGCCGGACACCCCCGTGGTGGCCTGGTGGCCGCGCGGGGCCCCGGAGTTCCCGTCCAAGGACTCGGTGGGGCGCTTGGCGACTCGGCGCATCACCGACGCCACCTTCGCGGCCGATCCGCAGGCGACGATCAAGAAGCGGCTGGAATCCTATTCCACCGGCGATACCGATCTGGCGTGGAGCCGGATCACCTACTGGCGCGCGCTGCTCGCCGCCGCGCTGGACGAACCGCCGTACGAGCCGGTCGAATCGGTGCTCGTATCCGGGCTGCGCAACGAACCGGCCCTGGACATCCTCGCGGGCTGGCTCGCCATCCGCCTGGACTGCCCGGTGCGCCGCCGCTCCGGCGCGCTGAAGGTGGAGATCCACCGGCCGTCGGTGTCCGTCGCGATCGAACGCCCGCAGACCGGGCGCACCGCGACACTGACCCGCACCGGCGACCCTGACCAGCGAATTGCCTTGGCCCGCCGGGAAACTCGGGACTGCCTGGCGGAGGAGCTGCGTAGACTCGACGCCGATGAGATCTATGCAGAAGCTCTCGCCGGAATCGAGAAGGTGACCTATGAGTGA
- the tkt gene encoding transketolase — MSVTDDIRALTQPNHPDDWTDLDTKAVDTVRVLAADAVQNAGNGHPGTAMSLAPLAYSLYQRTMRIDPSDPSWVGRDRFVLSCGHSSITQYIQLYLAGFGLELDDLKNLRKWGSLTPGHPEFRHTDGVEITTGPLGQGLASAVGMAMAARRERGLFDPSAAPGTSPFDHFIYVVASDGDMEEGVTSEASSLAGTQQLGNLVLIYDDNKISIEDDTTIAFTEDVAKRYEAYGWHVQVVEGGEDVVAIEGALAAAKAELDRPSIIVLRTIIGYPAPNKMNTGAAHGAALGADEVAATKKVLGFDPEQTFEVAPEVIAHTRKVVERGQAAHAQWQQQFDKWAQANPAGKELFDRLAKRDLPTGWAANLPTYEADPKGMATRKASGKVLAALAPVLPELWGGSADLAESNNTTMPDTPSFGPESISTGMWKADPYGRTLHFGVREHAMGAILNGIALHGPTRPYGGTFLVFSDYMRPAVRLAALMRVPAIYVWTHDSIGLGEDGPTHQPIEHLAALRAIPGLNVVRPGDANETTYAWRTILERDSSEHTSHFSVSEPAHQDGPSALALTRQDLPIQEGTSFEGVAKGGYVLAEASTGTPQVILIATGSELQLAVAARTTLEEQGIGTRVVSMPCVEWFDAQDKAYRDEVLPPSVGARVAVEAGIAMPWHRFVGDAGEIVSIEHFGASADFKTLFREFGITAENVVAAAQRTLENVKG; from the coding sequence GTGTCAGTCACAGACGACATCCGCGCCCTCACTCAGCCGAACCACCCGGACGACTGGACGGATCTGGACACCAAGGCCGTCGACACTGTCCGAGTGCTTGCCGCCGACGCGGTGCAGAACGCCGGGAACGGGCATCCCGGTACCGCGATGAGTTTGGCGCCGTTGGCCTATTCGCTCTATCAGCGCACCATGCGGATCGATCCGAGTGATCCGTCGTGGGTCGGCCGGGACCGTTTCGTGCTGTCCTGCGGGCATTCCAGCATCACCCAGTACATCCAGCTCTACCTGGCTGGTTTCGGCTTGGAGTTGGATGATCTGAAGAACCTGCGCAAGTGGGGTTCGCTCACGCCGGGTCACCCCGAGTTCCGGCACACCGACGGCGTCGAGATCACCACGGGCCCGCTGGGTCAGGGTCTGGCTTCCGCGGTCGGTATGGCGATGGCCGCACGCCGCGAGCGTGGGTTGTTCGATCCGAGCGCCGCGCCGGGCACCAGCCCGTTCGATCATTTCATCTATGTCGTCGCGTCCGACGGTGACATGGAGGAGGGCGTCACCTCCGAGGCGTCGTCGCTGGCGGGCACCCAGCAGCTCGGCAATCTCGTGCTGATCTACGACGACAACAAGATTTCCATCGAGGACGACACCACCATCGCGTTCACCGAGGATGTCGCCAAGCGCTACGAGGCGTACGGCTGGCACGTGCAGGTGGTCGAGGGCGGCGAGGACGTCGTCGCCATCGAGGGTGCGCTGGCGGCCGCGAAGGCCGAACTCGATCGCCCATCGATCATCGTCCTGCGCACCATCATCGGCTACCCGGCCCCGAACAAGATGAACACCGGCGCCGCGCACGGCGCCGCGCTGGGCGCCGACGAGGTGGCCGCCACCAAGAAGGTGCTCGGTTTCGATCCGGAGCAGACCTTCGAGGTCGCGCCCGAGGTCATCGCGCACACCCGCAAGGTGGTCGAGCGCGGCCAGGCGGCGCACGCGCAGTGGCAGCAGCAGTTCGACAAGTGGGCGCAGGCCAACCCGGCCGGCAAGGAGCTGTTCGACCGGCTCGCCAAGCGCGACCTGCCGACCGGCTGGGCCGCGAATCTGCCGACGTACGAGGCGGATCCGAAGGGCATGGCCACCCGGAAGGCGTCCGGCAAGGTGCTCGCCGCGCTCGCGCCGGTGCTGCCGGAGCTGTGGGGCGGCTCGGCCGACCTGGCCGAGTCCAACAACACCACGATGCCCGACACCCCGAGCTTCGGCCCGGAGTCGATCTCGACCGGCATGTGGAAGGCCGATCCGTACGGCCGCACACTGCACTTCGGTGTGCGCGAGCACGCGATGGGCGCGATCCTGAACGGCATCGCGCTGCACGGTCCGACCCGTCCGTACGGCGGCACCTTCCTGGTGTTCAGCGACTACATGCGCCCCGCGGTCCGGCTGGCCGCGCTGATGCGCGTGCCCGCCATCTACGTGTGGACGCACGATTCGATCGGCCTCGGCGAGGACGGTCCGACGCATCAGCCGATCGAGCACCTCGCCGCGCTGCGCGCGATCCCCGGCCTGAACGTGGTGCGCCCCGGTGACGCCAACGAGACCACCTACGCGTGGCGCACCATTCTCGAGCGGGACAGCAGCGAGCACACCTCGCACTTCTCCGTCTCCGAGCCCGCGCACCAGGACGGCCCGTCGGCGCTCGCGCTGACCCGCCAGGACCTGCCGATCCAGGAGGGCACCAGCTTCGAGGGCGTGGCCAAGGGCGGCTATGTGCTCGCCGAGGCGTCCACCGGCACACCGCAGGTGATCCTGATCGCCACCGGTTCGGAGCTGCAGCTCGCCGTCGCGGCCCGCACTACGCTGGAGGAGCAGGGCATCGGCACCCGCGTGGTCTCGATGCCGTGTGTGGAGTGGTTCGACGCGCAGGACAAGGCGTACCGGGACGAGGTGCTCCCGCCGTCGGTGGGTGCGCGAGTCGCGGTCGAGGCCGGTATCGCGATGCCGTGGCACCGGTTCGTCGGTGACGCGGGCGAGATCGTCTCGATCGAGCATTTCGGTGCGTCCGCCGATTTCAAGACCCTGTTCCGCGAGTTCGGGATCACCGCCGAAAACGTCGTTGCCGCCGCGCAGCGCACACTCGAGAACGTGAAGGGATAA